One window from the genome of Haliaeetus albicilla chromosome 26, bHalAlb1.1, whole genome shotgun sequence encodes:
- the PPM1J gene encoding protein phosphatase 1J isoform X3: MTAHGLGLTDERRESDEAPGPGRGCRTGVGGSAGAPGRSSRETRPLPCRQGTGRGPATRGQGAPASPAEPSPCLPSASRRRVINAGKSQHNEDQACCEVVFVERRPSLRGRLPSRESSGELDGGRKGFYFHYWALFDGHAGSGAAVMASKRLHLHICEQLRDLVDILQDPSPPPICLLHDMRAGPAESSRVPLTEDDGEVPNDAVPRFHLEKAVSHESLVIGAIENAFKHMDDQIERERSSQRLSGGCCALAAVYLMGKFYVANAGDSRAIIIRNGEIIPMSREFTPETERQRLQFLAFLRPELLGKEFTHLEFPRRIQPKELGRKMLYRDQNMNGWAYKKIEEDDLKFPLIYGEGKKARVMATIGVTRGLGDHDLKVFSSNIHIKPFLSCFPEVRVYDLTQYEHCPDDVLVLGTDGLWDVTNDKEVAGVVMEVLTSYEPNDPCRYTMVAQELVVRSRGVLKERGWRLANDKLGSGDDISVFVIPLGGPGNYT; the protein is encoded by the exons ATGACTGCGCATGGGTTGGGCCTCACCGACGAGCGCAGGGAGAGTGACGAAGCACCTGGCCCTGGCCGGGGATGTCGTACCGGCGTAGGTGGCTCTGCCGGAGCCCCGGGAAGATCCAGCCGGGAAACCCGTCCGCTCCCCTGCCGGCAAGGCACAGGAAGGGGACCGGCCACGCGTGGGCAGGGCgcccctgcctctcctgcagagccgtctccctgccttccctctgcctcccGCCGCCG GGTGATAAATGCGGGAAAGAGTCAGCACAATGAGGACCAGGCGTGCTGCGAGGTGGTGTTTGTGGAGAGGAGGCCCAGCCTGAGGGGCCGTCTGCCGTCCAGGGAAAGCAGCGGGGAGCTGGACGGG GGCAGGAAGGGTTTTTATTTCCACTATTGGGCCTTGTTTGATGGCCATGCAGGCAGCGGTGCTGCTGTCATGGCATCCAAGAGGCTCCATCTCCACATCTGTGAGCAGCTCCGGGACCTTGTGGACATCCTGCAGGACCCTTCACCGCCTCCCATCTGCCTCCTGCACGACATGAGGGCCGGCCCTGCAGAGTCGAGCCGGGTGCCCCTCACAGAGGATGATGGGGAGGTCCCCAACGATGCTGTGCCACGCTTTCACCTGGAGAAAGCGGTTTCCCATGAGAGCCTGGTGATCGGTGCCATCGAGAACGCCTTTAAGCACATG GACGACCAGATCGAGCGGGAGCGGTCGTCCCAGCGCCTGTCCGGGGGCTGCTGCGCCCTGGCTGCCGTCTACCTCATGGGCAAGTTCTACGTGGCCAATGCCGGCGACAGCAG GGCCATTATCATCCGTAACGGGGAAATCATTCCAATGTCCAGGGAGTTTACTCCAGAGACAGAGAGGCAGAGGCTGCAGTTTTTA GCGTTCCTGAGGCCtgagctgctggggaaggagtTCACCCACCTCGAGTTCCCCCGTAGGATCCAGCCCAaggagctggggaggaagaTGCTGTACAGAGACCAAAACATGAACGGCTG GGCTTACAAAAAGATAGAAGAGGATGACCTGAAGTTTCCACTTATCTATGGGGAAGGCAAAAAG GCTCGGGTGATGGCCACGATTGGGGTCACGCGGGGCCTGGGAGACCATGACCTCAAGGTGTTCAGCTCCAACATCCACATCAAGCCTTTCCTGTCCTGCTTCCCAGAG GTCAGGGTTTACGACCTCACGCAGTATGAGCACTGCCCTGATGATGTCCTGGTCTTGGGCACCGATGGGCTCTGGGATGTCACCAATGACAAGGAGGTGGCTGGCGTGGTGATGGAGGTGCTGACAAGCTACGAGCCCAATGACCCGTGCAG GTACACCATGGTGGCCCAGGAGCTGGTGGTGCGGTCCAGGGGGGTGCTGAAGGAGCGGGGCTGGCGGCTGGCCAACGACAAGCTGGGCTCTGGCGATGATATCTCTGTCTTTGTGATCCCCCTGGGTGGCCCGGGCAACTACACGTGA
- the PPM1J gene encoding protein phosphatase 1J isoform X2 — protein sequence MLLRVRAAVAQLVAGLGAGAQPPAEPRGGGDGGSPAGASFCRPAFLQLTPEELRRADDHAGRAVQSPRDGRRRLPWSTGYAEVINAGKSQHNEDQACCEVVFVERRPSLRGRLPSRESSGELDGGRKGFYFHYWALFDGHAGSGAAVMASKRLHLHICEQLRDLVDILQDPSPPPICLLHDMRAGPAESSRVPLTEDDGEVPNDAVPRFHLEKAVSHESLVIGAIENAFKHMDDQIERERSSQRLSGGCCALAAVYLMGKFYVANAGDSRAIIIRNGEIIPMSREFTPETERQRLQFLAFLRPELLGKEFTHLEFPRRIQPKELGRKMLYRDQNMNGWAYKKIEEDDLKFPLIYGEGKKARVMATIGVTRGLGDHDLKVFSSNIHIKPFLSCFPEVRVYDLTQYEHCPDDVLVLGTDGLWDVTNDKEVAGVVMEVLTSYEPNDPCRYTMVAQELVVRSRGVLKERGWRLANDKLGSGDDISVFVIPLGGPGNYT from the exons aTGCTGCTGCGGGTGCGCGCCGCCGTGGCGCAGCTGgtggcggggctgggggcgggcGCGCAGCCCCCCGCCgagccccggggcggcggggacggggggTCGCCGGCGGGAGCCTCCTTCTGCCGGCCGGCCTTCCTCCAGCTGACGCCCGAGGAGCTGCGCCGCGCCGACGACCACGCCGGCCGGGCGGTGCAGAGCCCCCGCgacggccgccgccgcctgccctGGAGCACCGGCTACGCCGA GGTGATAAATGCGGGAAAGAGTCAGCACAATGAGGACCAGGCGTGCTGCGAGGTGGTGTTTGTGGAGAGGAGGCCCAGCCTGAGGGGCCGTCTGCCGTCCAGGGAAAGCAGCGGGGAGCTGGACGGG GGCAGGAAGGGTTTTTATTTCCACTATTGGGCCTTGTTTGATGGCCATGCAGGCAGCGGTGCTGCTGTCATGGCATCCAAGAGGCTCCATCTCCACATCTGTGAGCAGCTCCGGGACCTTGTGGACATCCTGCAGGACCCTTCACCGCCTCCCATCTGCCTCCTGCACGACATGAGGGCCGGCCCTGCAGAGTCGAGCCGGGTGCCCCTCACAGAGGATGATGGGGAGGTCCCCAACGATGCTGTGCCACGCTTTCACCTGGAGAAAGCGGTTTCCCATGAGAGCCTGGTGATCGGTGCCATCGAGAACGCCTTTAAGCACATG GACGACCAGATCGAGCGGGAGCGGTCGTCCCAGCGCCTGTCCGGGGGCTGCTGCGCCCTGGCTGCCGTCTACCTCATGGGCAAGTTCTACGTGGCCAATGCCGGCGACAGCAG GGCCATTATCATCCGTAACGGGGAAATCATTCCAATGTCCAGGGAGTTTACTCCAGAGACAGAGAGGCAGAGGCTGCAGTTTTTA GCGTTCCTGAGGCCtgagctgctggggaaggagtTCACCCACCTCGAGTTCCCCCGTAGGATCCAGCCCAaggagctggggaggaagaTGCTGTACAGAGACCAAAACATGAACGGCTG GGCTTACAAAAAGATAGAAGAGGATGACCTGAAGTTTCCACTTATCTATGGGGAAGGCAAAAAG GCTCGGGTGATGGCCACGATTGGGGTCACGCGGGGCCTGGGAGACCATGACCTCAAGGTGTTCAGCTCCAACATCCACATCAAGCCTTTCCTGTCCTGCTTCCCAGAG GTCAGGGTTTACGACCTCACGCAGTATGAGCACTGCCCTGATGATGTCCTGGTCTTGGGCACCGATGGGCTCTGGGATGTCACCAATGACAAGGAGGTGGCTGGCGTGGTGATGGAGGTGCTGACAAGCTACGAGCCCAATGACCCGTGCAG GTACACCATGGTGGCCCAGGAGCTGGTGGTGCGGTCCAGGGGGGTGCTGAAGGAGCGGGGCTGGCGGCTGGCCAACGACAAGCTGGGCTCTGGCGATGATATCTCTGTCTTTGTGATCCCCCTGGGTGGCCCGGGCAACTACACGTGA
- the PPM1J gene encoding protein phosphatase 1J isoform X1, with product MRVRAAALSSRAGGPASRPSRPPASAAGAEGGAGRGAGRRARRGLGPARLGPARYAAAGARRRGAAGGGAGGGRAAPRRAPGRRGRGVAGGSLLLPAGLPPADARGAAPRRRPRRPGGAEPPRRPPPPALEHRLRRGRKGFYFHYWALFDGHAGSGAAVMASKRLHLHICEQLRDLVDILQDPSPPPICLLHDMRAGPAESSRVPLTEDDGEVPNDAVPRFHLEKAVSHESLVIGAIENAFKHMDDQIERERSSQRLSGGCCALAAVYLMGKFYVANAGDSRAIIIRNGEIIPMSREFTPETERQRLQFLAFLRPELLGKEFTHLEFPRRIQPKELGRKMLYRDQNMNGWAYKKIEEDDLKFPLIYGEGKKARVMATIGVTRGLGDHDLKVFSSNIHIKPFLSCFPEVRVYDLTQYEHCPDDVLVLGTDGLWDVTNDKEVAGVVMEVLTSYEPNDPCRYTMVAQELVVRSRGVLKERGWRLANDKLGSGDDISVFVIPLGGPGNYT from the exons ATGCGCGTACGCGCCGCGGCGCTGAGCAGCCGCGCCGGCGGCCCCGCGTCCcgtccgtcccgtccccccgcctccgccgccgGGGCGGAAGGCGGAgcgggccgcggggcggggcggcgggcgcggcgaGGGctcggcccggctcggctcggcccggcccggtaTGCTGCTGCGGGTGCGCGCCGCCGTGGCGCAGCTGgtggcggggctgggggcgggcGCGCAGCCCCCCGCCgagccccggggcggcggggacggggggTCGCCGGCGGGAGCCTCCTTCTGCCGGCCGGCCTTCCTCCAGCTGACGCCCGAGGAGCTGCGCCGCGCCGACGACCACGCCGGCCGGGCGGTGCAGAGCCCCCGCgacggccgccgccgcctgccctGGAGCACCGGCTACGCCGA GGCAGGAAGGGTTTTTATTTCCACTATTGGGCCTTGTTTGATGGCCATGCAGGCAGCGGTGCTGCTGTCATGGCATCCAAGAGGCTCCATCTCCACATCTGTGAGCAGCTCCGGGACCTTGTGGACATCCTGCAGGACCCTTCACCGCCTCCCATCTGCCTCCTGCACGACATGAGGGCCGGCCCTGCAGAGTCGAGCCGGGTGCCCCTCACAGAGGATGATGGGGAGGTCCCCAACGATGCTGTGCCACGCTTTCACCTGGAGAAAGCGGTTTCCCATGAGAGCCTGGTGATCGGTGCCATCGAGAACGCCTTTAAGCACATG GACGACCAGATCGAGCGGGAGCGGTCGTCCCAGCGCCTGTCCGGGGGCTGCTGCGCCCTGGCTGCCGTCTACCTCATGGGCAAGTTCTACGTGGCCAATGCCGGCGACAGCAG GGCCATTATCATCCGTAACGGGGAAATCATTCCAATGTCCAGGGAGTTTACTCCAGAGACAGAGAGGCAGAGGCTGCAGTTTTTA GCGTTCCTGAGGCCtgagctgctggggaaggagtTCACCCACCTCGAGTTCCCCCGTAGGATCCAGCCCAaggagctggggaggaagaTGCTGTACAGAGACCAAAACATGAACGGCTG GGCTTACAAAAAGATAGAAGAGGATGACCTGAAGTTTCCACTTATCTATGGGGAAGGCAAAAAG GCTCGGGTGATGGCCACGATTGGGGTCACGCGGGGCCTGGGAGACCATGACCTCAAGGTGTTCAGCTCCAACATCCACATCAAGCCTTTCCTGTCCTGCTTCCCAGAG GTCAGGGTTTACGACCTCACGCAGTATGAGCACTGCCCTGATGATGTCCTGGTCTTGGGCACCGATGGGCTCTGGGATGTCACCAATGACAAGGAGGTGGCTGGCGTGGTGATGGAGGTGCTGACAAGCTACGAGCCCAATGACCCGTGCAG GTACACCATGGTGGCCCAGGAGCTGGTGGTGCGGTCCAGGGGGGTGCTGAAGGAGCGGGGCTGGCGGCTGGCCAACGACAAGCTGGGCTCTGGCGATGATATCTCTGTCTTTGTGATCCCCCTGGGTGGCCCGGGCAACTACACGTGA